One Candidatus Zixiibacteriota bacterium genomic window carries:
- a CDS encoding RecX family transcriptional regulator, translating into MVKVEHIRKKGRLAILVIPGLPEIALEPDIVGKYSIREGIEIPSSSLDEIRHESELLRAENYVTYLLSRRAYSYGLLKNKMMEKQFEEKVIKATLTQFHKRGLVDDAQFARQTVESLLRRKPAGRRFLIAYLESKRVARKEAETAVEEALAGLDESEIAVRLLRSRWSYLAKFELETARTKAYNYLSRRSIGYRAAKAAFEKLLKKENED; encoded by the coding sequence GTGGTGAAAGTTGAGCATATCCGTAAAAAGGGACGGCTGGCCATATTGGTCATTCCCGGCCTGCCGGAAATTGCCCTCGAGCCGGATATTGTCGGCAAGTATTCAATTCGCGAGGGGATAGAAATCCCCAGTTCCAGCCTCGATGAAATCAGGCATGAGTCCGAACTCCTCCGGGCCGAAAACTACGTGACCTATCTTCTCTCGCGGCGGGCCTATTCTTATGGGTTGCTGAAAAACAAAATGATGGAGAAGCAATTTGAGGAGAAGGTCATAAAAGCAACTCTGACCCAGTTCCACAAGCGCGGCCTTGTCGATGATGCTCAGTTTGCCCGTCAGACGGTCGAATCGCTGCTTCGCCGCAAGCCGGCCGGGCGCCGATTTCTCATTGCATACCTCGAATCCAAACGGGTGGCGCGCAAAGAGGCCGAAACCGCTGTCGAGGAGGCTCTCGCCGGTCTCGATGAATCCGAAATTGCGGTTCGCCTACTCCGGAGCCGCTGGAGCTATCTGGCCAAATTTGAGCTTGAAACCGCCCGGACGAAAGCGTATAATTACCTTTCCCGCCGGTCGATTGGTTACCGGGCGGCTAAAGCGGCTTTTGAAAAATTGCTGAAAAAGGAGAACGAAGATTAA